In one Liolophura sinensis isolate JHLJ2023 chromosome 11, CUHK_Ljap_v2, whole genome shotgun sequence genomic region, the following are encoded:
- the LOC135478272 gene encoding homeobox protein Nkx-2.6-like yields MTLLSKQKSKGFSFTIDRLINSDNDPKKCKEYDEEKSTLSIATAAVQFSPSALIRTAVAPMLPEDENLRVDEELSECSDTSVRLSGARHSGRSTPVSDLSDLASASPQADSSLENLDAPILQRKKKARTAFTQKQIDDLEKRYETQRYLTATERGDLAEDLGLTDQQVKTWFQNRRMKEKRQRHEKHDGPAFPTGGVDVAQLHALGIPCPLPPAVAPCLPSGNTLPTSPYLPSPIGPSFPHRVPGYPPITAPHPGFAAMPFFHPFGYHYAPGLPTPSFQSARM; encoded by the exons ATGACTTTGCTTAGCAAACAGAAGTCAAAGGGGTTTAGTTTTACCATCGACAGACTTATAAACTCCGATAACGACCCTAAAAAATGCAAAGAATACGACGAGGAGAAGTCCACCTTGTCCATTGCCACCGCAGCGGTACAATTTTCCCCTAGTGCTCTGATACGAACTGCCGTGGCACCCATGTTACCAGAGGATGAAAACCTCCGAGTGGATGAAGAATTGTCAGAATGTAGTGATACAAGTGTACGACTCTCTGGCGCAAGGCATTCGGGGCGTTCCACGCCTGTGTCCGACCTCTCGGACTTGGCTTCTGCATCTCCACAAGCTG ATTCAAGTCTGGAGAATTTGGACGCCCCAATTCTGCAGCGAAAGAAGAAAGCTAGGACAGCTTTTACGCAGAAACAGATTGATGACTTGGAGAAAAGGTACGAGACACAGCGGTACCTAACAGCGACAGAACGTGGTGATTTGGCTGAAGACCTAGGTTTAACTGATCAACAG GTAAAAACCTGGTTTCAAAACAGAAGGATGAAAGAAAAGCGACAGAGACACGAGAAACACGACGGGCCAGCCTTCCCCACAGGTGGAGTAGACGTAGCACAGTTACACGCCCTTGGAATTCCTTGTCCCCTGCCACCAGCTGTCGCTCCGTGTTTACCTTCCGGTAACACACTGCCTACGTCACCATATCTCCCGTCACCGATTGGTCCATCTTTTCCTCATAGGGTCCCTGGCTACCCACCTATAACTGCGCCTCATCCTGGCTTTGCTGCTATGCCCTTTTTCCACCCATTCGGATATCATTACGCCCCAGGATTACCTACTCCTTCATTTCAGTCGGCAAGGATGTGA